The following proteins come from a genomic window of Carassius gibelio isolate Cgi1373 ecotype wild population from Czech Republic chromosome B8, carGib1.2-hapl.c, whole genome shotgun sequence:
- the si:dkey-8e10.3 gene encoding serine/threonine-protein kinase SBK1, whose amino-acid sequence MIELGSVEEGSSLIDELMELTSQSLCQLEIKEHFNIIKEIGRGKYGRVLLVTHRCKGTPMALKVLPKASTKLQGFLREYCISLHLSCHPCIVGLFGIAFQSNEHYGFAQELVTGRDLFAIIQPRVGIPECAVKRCAVQISCALEFIHQRGLVHRDIKPENILLLDTQCRRVKLADFGLTQRRGTLIRFISGTLPYMAPELCAMVLEEGQKEVTVPPLRVEPTLDTFAFAVLLFCILTGFFPWERCNDSDDFYEEFADWRRSPKKTPVPSQWKRFTPVCMQMFRRMLALDPSERCSVGEVKGYVGKDWVRAKDANGWVGENGEVSTSTPSPCRSSYSDEQ is encoded by the exons ATGATTGAACTGGGCTCAGTGGAGGAGGGCAGCAGTCTGATAGACGAGCTGATGGAGTTAACATCTCAGAGTTTATGTCAGCTCGAGATTAAAGAACACTTCAACATTATTAAAGAGATCGGTCGGGGAAAGTATGGACGTGTGCTGCTGGTCACCCACCGCTGCAAGG GGACTCCGATGGCTCTCAAAGTGCTACCCAAGGCCTCCACCAAACTGCAGGGCTTCCTGAGAGAATACTGCATCTCTTTGCATCTGTCTTGCCACCCATGCATCGTGGGATTGTTTGGAATCGCCTTCCAGTCCAACGAGCACTACGGATTCGCCCAGGAGCTTGTGACAGGACGGGACCTTTTTGCCATCATCCAGCCACGG GTGGGCATCCCTGAATGTGCAGTGAAGCGCTGTGCTGTTCAGATCTCTTGTGCTCTAGAGTTCATCCACCAGCGTGGTCTGGTCCACCGCGACATCAAGCCTGAGAACATTCTGCTGCTGGACACCCAATGCCGGCGGGTCAAACTGGCCGACTTCGGCCTCACCCAGAGACGAGGAACCCTCATACGCTTCATATCGGGCACGCTGCCGTATATGGCTCCAGAGCTGTGCGCCATGGTCTTGGAGGAAGGTCAGAAGGAGGTAACAGTCCCTCCGCTCCGTGTGGAGCCCACTCTAGATACCTTTGCTTTTGCTGTGCTTCTTTTCTGTATCCTCACTGGCTTCTTCCCCTGGGAGCGCTGCAATGACAGCGACGATTTCTACGAGGAATTTGCAGACTGGCGCAGATCGCCGAAGAAAACCCCTGTGCCATCTCAGTGGAAAAGATTCACGCCTGTGTGCATGCAGATGTTCAGAAGGATGTTAGCACTGGATCCCAGTGAGAGGTGCTCTGTAGGGGAGGTCAAAGGTTATGTGGGTAAGGACTGGGTGCGAGCGAAGGACGCCAACGGATGGGTGGGAGAAAATGGGGAGGTCAGCACATCCACACCGAGTCCCTGCAGAAGCAGCTACAGTGATGAACAGTGA